A single window of Terriglobales bacterium DNA harbors:
- a CDS encoding ParA family protein, whose protein sequence is MGRVIAIANQKGGVGKTTTSINLAASLAAAEVNTLLIDCDPQSNASSGLGFAKDPDRISTYDVLMGMASAEEALQKLELEQLWVIPAHKNLIGANLELISEERREFRLRDALEPLRARFQFIVLDCPPALDLLTLNALVAADSVLVPMQAEYFALEGVSELLDTVSRVKESFNPRLEIEGVVLTMFDERTNLAQQVTAELRKYFGKQLCRARIPRNVRLAEAPSHGKPALLYDVRSRGSESYIRLAKEILDGEAKRGVRVGTPIEVPLGDDSPGTEAAETTMAPEAPTEALPGNESAAAAEPVVQVEAAGVDATPVDPALGDVAPVIETVLEPALPAELATAVSEHRDW, encoded by the coding sequence ATGGGACGCGTAATCGCGATTGCCAACCAGAAAGGTGGCGTAGGAAAGACCACTACGTCCATAAACCTGGCCGCCTCTTTAGCCGCGGCCGAAGTCAACACATTACTCATAGATTGCGATCCGCAATCCAATGCCAGCAGCGGGCTGGGATTCGCCAAGGATCCGGACCGCATTAGCACCTACGACGTGCTTATGGGCATGGCCAGCGCGGAAGAGGCGCTGCAGAAGCTTGAACTCGAACAGCTCTGGGTAATTCCTGCGCACAAAAACCTGATTGGTGCCAACCTGGAATTGATTTCAGAAGAGCGGCGGGAATTCCGCCTGCGGGACGCTCTCGAGCCTCTGCGCGCGCGTTTTCAATTCATCGTTCTGGATTGTCCTCCGGCCCTCGATCTGCTTACCCTGAACGCCTTGGTCGCGGCCGATTCAGTGCTGGTTCCCATGCAGGCGGAGTATTTCGCGCTGGAAGGGGTTAGCGAGCTGCTGGACACGGTCAGTCGCGTCAAAGAGAGTTTTAACCCACGCTTGGAGATCGAAGGCGTAGTGCTGACCATGTTTGACGAGCGCACCAACCTCGCCCAGCAAGTGACGGCCGAACTGCGCAAATATTTTGGCAAGCAACTCTGCCGTGCCAGAATCCCGCGCAATGTCCGCCTGGCTGAGGCTCCCAGCCACGGCAAACCGGCGCTGCTCTATGACGTGCGGTCCCGCGGTTCTGAAAGTTATATTCGTCTGGCCAAAGAGATCCTGGATGGCGAAGCCAAACGAGGGGTGCGAGTCGGCACACCGATAGAGGTGCCCTTGGGGGACGACTCTCCGGGAACCGAAGCCGCGGAAACGACCATGGCTCCCGAGGCTCCGACCGAGGCTTTACCGGGGAATGAGTCTGCCGCCGCAGCCGAGCCAGTGGTGCAGGTCGAAGCAGCGGGAGTGGATGCCACGCCCGTTGAT